The sequence AAAGGCGGTTAGAGTGGTTTGTGGAATTTGCAGAAAAAGTGGAGAAAATCAATGAATCACCTTTGAATTTCGCTGAAATGAATTCTAATCCGCCGGAACGATTTATAAGTAAGTGGATATTAGGACAGCTCCATTTAAGAATCAAAGAGGCGAGTGAAGCTTTAGACGGATTCCAGACCAGAAAAGCAGTTCAAGATGCACTTTTCCTCCTAAAAAAAGATATGGATCACTATTTCCGCCGTATAGAACATCACCTTAGTGATGAAGAAGAGCGTTTAAAGATTGCAGAAGTACTAAAAACCGTCCTAGAATCATGGATTAGATTACTGGCCCCTTTCACTCCCCACACATGTGAAGAACTATGGGAAAAATATGGTGGAGAAGGATTTGTTTCCAACGCACCATGGCCAGTTTATGATGAAGAATTAATCGATGAAAATATCCAGAAAGCAGAAGAAATCGTGCAGGGGTTGGTGCAGGACATTTCGGAGATTAAAAAGATTGTTGATGTTGCTCCTAGCAAGATCCATATATATTTAGCGCCTAAATGGAAATGGGAAGTTTTTGATATTGCCCAAGAAGTAGGTAGACCTGATATTGGTAGAATCATGGGGCAATCTATTCAAAAAAATGTTCATGACGATAAAAAAGAAATTGCAGAGTTTGCTAAAAAAATAAGCCGAGAAATGACCCGAATCAAATATGTAGGTTATTTGGATGAATACCAGATACTCACTGATGCCCTTGACTATGTCTCCCTGGAAGCTGGCGCTGAAATTAGTATTCATGACGAACCAGACTATGATCCAGAAGGTAAATCCAAAAATGCCATGCCCTATAAACCTGCAATTTATATGGAATAATTGTAAAAAATATTATTCCCACACTTTAATTTATGGAGGATTTTCAATGGAGAAAAAACCAGAAGCTAAACGAGTATATGCCACCATAATTATCGGTTTTATGTGGTTGTTGGCATTGGGACTGTGGCTATTTTTCTATGCTGAAAATTTCAGTATCATTCAGAACATAGCTGCGTTTATAATATCAATAGTTATTATAGGGGCCCTATGTGTTGCATTGTGGGTTCCATGGGCCATGAAAAATGGTTGATATTTACCTTGATTTTTCTATTTTTTAAATAATACCTCGCTAAAAATAGAATTTCATCTTTTTTAAAAGATAATTATGTGCTAAAATATATTAATCGCCATATTTAAATCAAAAACAGTGATTATAATGATGATAAGAAATATAGTTGCAAGTTACTCCCTTTTTATGGGCATTTTAATAACTGCCACGTGGATACTATTTATTTTAACAGGGCAAGTAGGGGAATTTTTAGTTAAACCTGCCGAAATTACTCTACATTTAATAGCTGAATTCACTACTGCAATGATGCTAATAATTTCAGGAATCAGTATTTTGAAGAAAAAAAGGAAAGCTTACAATTTAAATTTAGTTGCTCTGGGAATGTTATTTTATACTCTGATAATGAGTCCGGGATACTACCTTCAAAAAGGAGAACCTGTTTTGGTAGGGATTTTTGCCATATTTCTAATTTTAACATCAGCAGCATTAGTTTTAAACTTTAAAAAAGAGTATGAAATTAAATTAGAACGTTTAACCTGATTTAATATTTTATAACTTTATTTTCCAGTATTCCAATATCTTCTATCTGGACCTGTACTGAATCTCCAGGATACATTTGCCCAACCCCCGGAGGAGTACCAGTTGCAATAACATCCCCTGGATTTAAAGTCATAGCATCCGATATAAATTCCACCAAATCACTTACTTTAAAAATCATGTTTTTTGTATTGGAATTCTGTTTAAATTCCCCATTTAATTTTAAAGAGATGTTTTGATTATCTGGATCCATTTCAGTTTCTATACATGGCCCTAACGGGCAGAAAGTATCAAAACTTTTGGCTCTTGTCCATTGCCCATCTTTTCTCTGAATATCCCGAGCAGTAACATCATTCATCGCAGTATAACCTCCGATGAAATCCACAGCCCCAGTTGAAGTTACATTTTTGGCTTTATCCGAAATTATAATTGCCATTTCTGCCTCGTAATCAACTTCCTGAGATGTTTGAGGATATATGATTTCATCTTCTTGACCAATGATCCCTGAAGGTGGCTTCATAAATATTATGGGTTCTTCCGGGATTTCCATATTCAATTCCCGCGCATGATCCCTGTAATTTAAACCCACACAGATTATTTTTGAAGGTATGACCGGAGACAATATTTGAACTTCTTCTTTTAGGAACGATTGTATGCTTGATTTAAATGCTTTTTCAGGGGATTTCAATGCATCTAGAATTGGAAAAGATGTTTCAATTATTTCTTCCCCCTTTAAATATCCTGTTTTTATCTTTCCCCGTTTTTTAAATCTTAAA comes from Methanobacterium alcaliphilum and encodes:
- a CDS encoding fumarylacetoacetate hydrolase family protein; translated protein: MKFLRFKKRGKIKTGYLKGEEIIETSFPILDALKSPEKAFKSSIQSFLKEEVQILSPVIPSKIICVGLNYRDHARELNMEIPEEPIIFMKPPSGIIGQEDEIIYPQTSQEVDYEAEMAIIISDKAKNVTSTGAVDFIGGYTAMNDVTARDIQRKDGQWTRAKSFDTFCPLGPCIETEMDPDNQNISLKLNGEFKQNSNTKNMIFKVSDLVEFISDAMTLNPGDVIATGTPPGVGQMYPGDSVQVQIEDIGILENKVIKY